In the genome of Apodemus sylvaticus chromosome 2, mApoSyl1.1, whole genome shotgun sequence, one region contains:
- the LOC127678316 gene encoding transcription termination factor 1b, mitochondrial produces MIMASRNIWCVRRNFLFDLRGWMLQDSADVFLKSVSFRPFSVERDSKEKESLENEDLLNNLLSMGVDIDQARRRQPGVFNRAVTNEQELKIFLLSKGASDKVIGSIISRYPRAITRTPESLSKRWDLWRKIMASDLEVVNILERSPESFFRSNNNKNLENNIKFLCSVGLTHKCLCRLLTNAPRTFSNSLKLNKQMVEFLQETGKSLGHNNPTDFVRKIISKNPSILIQSTKRVKTNIEFLQSTFNLNKEDLLLLICGPGARILDLSNDCTKKNYSNIRERLLSLGCTEEEVHRFVLSYLNMIFLSEKKFNDKIDCLIEEKISTSQIIENPRVLDYSINTLKTRIRELSHAGYDLSTSSIALLSWSQKRYEAKLKRLGG; encoded by the coding sequence ATGATTATGGCATCAAGAAACATCTGGTGTGTGAGAAGGAACTTTCTCTTTGATTTAAGGGGCTGGATGCTCCAAGATTCAGCAGACGTTTTCCTCAAGTCTGTTTCATTCAGGCCGTTTAGTGTGGAACGAGACAGTAAAGAGAAGGAGTCTTTGGAGAACGAGGACCTGCTGAACAACTTACTCTCCATGGGAGTCGATATCGACCAGGCAAGGAGACGGCAGCCTGGAGTTTTTAACAGGGCCGTTACAAACGAGCAGGAGCTGAAGATATTCCTTCTATCCAAAGGAGCCAGTGACAAAGTGATTGGAAGCATCATATCAAGATATCCACGAGCCATAACACGCACTCCTGAAAGTCTTTCAAAACGGTGGGATCTGTGGAGAAAGATTATGGCATCAGACCTTGAAGTTGTAAATATTTTGGAGCGTTCTCCTGAATCCTTTTTTCGAtctaataacaacaaaaacttagAGAATAATATAAAGTTTCTCTGCTCTGTTGGATTGACTCACAAATGCCTCTGCCGACTGTTGACCAATGCTCCCAGAACCTTCTCCAACAGTCTGAAATTGAATAAACAAATGGTTGAGTTTTTGCAGGAGACTGGTAAATCCTTAGGTCACAACAATCCCACAGATTTTGTCAGGaagataatttctaaaaatcCTTCCATCTTAATTCAGAGCACCAAACGAGTGAAAACTAACATTGAATTTTTACAGTCAACTTTCAACTTAAACAAAGAGGACCTGCTGCTTCTGATATGTGGCCCAGGAGCTAGGATCTTAGACCTTTCCAACGACTGTACCAAAAAAAACTACTCAAACATCAGAGAGAGGCTGCTCTCTCTCGGATGCACTGAGGAGGAGGTGCACAGGTTTGTCCTAAGCTATCTGAATATGATCTTCTTGTCAGAGAAAAAGTTTAATGATAAAATAGACTGccttatagaagaaaaaatcaGTACTTCACAAATAATTGAAAATCCGAGGGTGTTAGACTACAgcataaatactttaaaaactcGCATCAGAGAGTTGTCACATGCTGGGTATGACTTGAGCACATCCAGCATTGCTCTGCTGTCCTGGAGTCAGAAAAGATATGAAGCTAAACTGAAGAGATTAGGTGGATAG